One genomic region from Kwoniella dejecticola CBS 10117 chromosome 1, complete sequence encodes:
- a CDS encoding protein BMH2 codes for MSNREDSVYLAKLAEQAERYEEMVENMKSVASSDQELTVEERNLLSVAYKNVIGARRASWRIVSSIEQKEESKGNEAQVSMIKAYREKIEAELAKICEDILEVLDKHLIPSAASGESKVFYHKMMGDYHRYLAEFATGDKRKDSADKSLEAYKAASDVAVTELPPTHPIRLGLALNFSVFYYEILNSPDRACHLAKQAFDDAIAELDTLSEESYKDSTLIMQLLRDNLTLWTSDMNEPADKEEKADEPKEEAAAPAAA; via the exons ATGTCTAACAGAGAAGATTCCGTCTACCTTGCCAAGCTCGCTGAGCAAGCTGAGCGATATGAGG AAATGGTGGAGAACATGAAGTCCGTTGCCTCTTCTGACCAAGAACTCACCGTCGAAGAGCGAAATCTCCTTTCCGTCGCTTACAAGAACGTGATCGGTGCCCGACGTGCCTCATGGAGAATCGTCTCTTCCATCGAGCAAAAGGAGGAATCCAAAGGAAATGAGGCCCAAGTCTCCATGATCAAGGCCTACCGAGAAAAGATCGAGGCTGAACTCGCCAAGATCTGTGAGGATATCCTTGAGGTCCTCGACAAACACCTTATCCCTTCTGCCGCTTCTGGTGAATCCAAGGTATTCTACCACAAGAT GATGGGAGACTACCACCGATACCTCGCCGAGTTCGCCACTGGTGACAAGCGAAAAGACTCCGCCGACAAGTCTCTCGAGGCTTACAAGGCTGCTTCCGACGTCGCTGTTACCGAGCTCCCCCCTACCCACCCCATCAGACTTGGTTTGGCCCTTAACTTCTCCGTGTTCTA CTACGAGATCCTTAACAGTCCCGACAGAGCATGTCACCTCGCCAAGCAAGCCTTCGACGATGCCATTGCTGAGCTCGACACCCTTTCTGAGGAATCTTACAA GGACTCTACCCTTATCATGCAACTTCTCCGAGATAACCTTACCTTGTGGACTTCTGACATGAACGAGCCTG CagacaaggaggagaaagccgATGAGCCAAAGGAGGAAGCCGCTGCCCCAGCTGCCGCTTAA